In one Electrophorus electricus isolate fEleEle1 chromosome 21, fEleEle1.pri, whole genome shotgun sequence genomic region, the following are encoded:
- the bbox1 gene encoding gamma-butyrobetaine dioxygenase — protein MLSAVARRALTGAIQVVRGCGFLSSPAMVPRSGHQTLAAAPLPAVQGSPGVRQAQVLDHKRMLQVEWDDGSCSLYPFAWLRDNCQCPLCTLQSAQARSLLLTDLDVHTGMDQVQLSDNSKVCITWPDHHRSEFEPEWLRKRCFSPEARQARQEKLFLNEREFWDSGLQIPMADYEEVLHDDKAALAWLMALRRVGIVYLKGASLEQGQVARLSQRIGFLRLTFYGHTWQVQDKPSANNVAYTSGRLSLHTDYPALHHPPGVQFLHCLQQSQQGGESEVVDGFHMAELLRREAPEAFGILSSLWVDFTDTGSDYCDFFVQSKNRIIDVDGEGRVTRINYNNATRDSTLDVPLDQVQPFYSSLKTFVEVMNRPENVFAYRMEPGDLVTFDNWRLLHGRKSYVSNSECLRHLEGAYLDWDEVMSRLRILRKQVYGDS, from the exons ATGTTATCAGCTGTAGCTCGACGTGCTCTCACAGGGGCCATCCAGGTAGTGAGAGGCTGCGGTTTTCTTTCTAGTCCAGCCATGGTGCCTCGTTCTGGGCATCAGACGCTAGCGGCAGCCCCTCTCCCTGCTGTCCAGGGGAGTCCAGGGGTTAGGCAAGCACAGGTACTGGATCACAAGAGGATGCTGCAGGTGGAATGGGATGATGGGAGTTGTAGTTTGTATCCATTTGCTTGGCTCAGGGACAACTGTCAGTGTCCTCTGTGCACCCTGCAGTCAGCGCAGGCACGGAGCCTGCTGCTTACCGATCTTGATGTGCACACTGGCATGGACCAAGTGCAGCTCTCTGACAACAGCAAG GTCTGTATCACATGGCCAGATCATCACAGAAGTGAGTTTGAACCTGAATGGTTGAGGAAAAGGTGTTTCTCGCCGGAGGCGCGGCAGGCTCGGCAGGAGAAGCTCTTCCTTAACG AACGGGAGTTCTGGGACTCAGGCCTGCAGATTCCTATGGCTGACTACGAGGAGGTCCTCCATGACGATAAGGCTGCTCTGGCCTGGCTGATGGCTCTGAGGCGAGTTGGCATTGTCTACCTCAAGGGGGCATCACTGGAGCAGGGCCAAGTGGCCAGGCTCAGTCAGAGAATTGGCTTCCTCAGATTGACCTTCTATGG GCACACATGGCAAGTACAGGATAAACCCTCGGCAAACAACGTAGCGTACACCTCCGGCAGACTGAGCCTGCACACGGACTACCCCGCTCTGCACCATCCTCCAGGG GTGCAGTTCCTGCACTGCCTTCAGCAGTCCCAGCAGGGCGGCGAGAGTGAGGTGGTGGATGGCTTCCACATGGCTGAGCTGCTGAGGAGAGAGGCTCCAGAGGCCTTCGGCATACTCTCGTCCCTCTGGGTGGACTTCACCGACACGGGCTCTGACTACTGCGACTTCTTTGTGCAGTCCAAGAACCGCATCATAGA CGTGGACGGTGAGGGCCGGGTGACGCGGATCAACTACAATAACGCCACACGTGACTCCACCCTGGACGTCCCTCTGGACCAGGTCCAGCCATTCTATTCCTCCCTGAAGACCTTTGTGGAAGTGATGAACCGGCCGGAGAACGTGTTCGCCTACAGGATGGAGCCAG GAGACCTGGTGACCTTTGATAACTGGCGTCTACTGCATGGACGCAAGAGCTACGTCTCTAACTCTGAGTGCTTGAGACACCTGGAGGGGGCGTACCTGGACTGGGACGAGGTGATGTCCCGCCTGCGGATCCTCCGCAAGCAGGTCTACGGAGACAGCTAG
- the fibinb gene encoding fin bud initiation factor, with the protein MMFSLHVILASCLVSLRVGEAVFLGPLQPEMSNGTFHHYFVPDGFYEDNDDPEKCQMLFKMTDERKCSLDEDQDSVIRDDFTIIKRHIEDAARVLEGIGKSISFDLDGDDSYGKYLRRETTQINEAFTNSEKSLLELEVKFKQSQEHELREEHRINDDFLSMIVQTRDVVKETLDISLGLKDKHELLSLIIRSHGTRLSRLKNEYLKV; encoded by the coding sequence ATGATGTTTTCTCTTCACGTTATACTGGCGTCTTGCTTGGTTTCGTTGCGCGTTGGAGAAGCTGTATTTTTGGGACCTCTGCAACCGGAGATGTCCAATGGCACCTTTCATCATTACTTCGTCCCGGACGGGTTCTATGAGGACAACGACGACCCTGAGAAATGTCAGATGCTCTTCAAAATGACCGACGAGCGAAAGTGTAGTCTGGATGAGGATCAGGATTCGGTCATCCGGGATGATTTCACCATCATTAAACGACACATTGAAGATGCAGCGAGAGTGCTCGAGGGCATCGGCAAAAGCATCTCGTTTGATCTGGACGGCGACGACAGCTACGGGAAATATCTGAGACGGGAGACGACACAGATCAATGAGGCTTTCACCAACTCAGAAAAGTCCTTATTGGAGCTGGAAGTTAAGTTCAAACAGAGTCAAGAACACGAACTCAGAGAGGAGCATCGGATTAATGACGACTTTCTCAGTATGATCGTCCAAACGCGGGACGTGGTGAAGGAGACATTGGACATTTCCCTGGGGCTCAAAGATAAGCACGAACTACTGTCGCTCATCATTCGGAGTCACGGGACGCGATTAAGCCGCctgaaaaatgaatatttgaagGTGTAA